In a single window of the Bactrocera dorsalis isolate Fly_Bdor chromosome 2, ASM2337382v1, whole genome shotgun sequence genome:
- the LOC105224608 gene encoding protein kibra yields MPKQQPQYHHHHHLQQQQQQHQQQQHIHHQQHNHTTTHHGEYPLPDGWDIATDFDGKTYYIDHNTKKTTWLDPRDRYTKPQSFEDCVGDELPHGWEEAYDPHIGRYYINHIEQSTQLEDPRQEWKSVQEQMLSDYLSAAQDQLENKRELYDIKKQRLQIAQEEYNQLNKLATSRSSLCSSSSSMSRHDPDLLRAEVASSWERVRLLRQELKHITHDITHTQRGMNTLYSVGEKINARQNGCYDIAEVQAIREEMLKVHKSLVSGEKVREELMRSLVEIKNELSRQQINDENAELMNAASPFDRVCVASQTDLCGAGDMNSGARFAEMAKTKLQYSEWRKHIKKLQQQLVDHVERIDPGQLESDKDRILLIQEKEKLLTDLNSISMESRPHEEVHVIQQTRRKLEEDLKEAYEATNQCIAKRLRFHEEKQLLVGELQEALKSTKKLEERLKSFSSESTFSISSGSSLGSLSTASSKSALSFTDIYIDPFAVDSQIDVIDLQRRSQRFYQQQQLQAAQAQMQLQQQHQSQMHTVTHAHPQLQQQPSSELSLSPRSSLSMETPPASPMKYNASADQVAISSQRLKEEPTYANTPTGAALPPLYQPNPALAAAMARTHAQDLDSTLLDCMVLEAKLQKLNLSAPLNLPAAPLSPISEKPSLLDLPQEMLSRSSSSSNTRSVSAAVSNESVAGDSGVFEASRAHFPRKELAQVQIGLKYLKDKGLLVVSLERANNLSALWTATADNSQVYLRAALLPNSLTSIRTKPMSDFQKPVFSDTFAVPITLSKLQTKSLQVTVVSMTGQKEEIIGTVQISMAEFNADDSTLKWYNVLSSKFMPTFEPLDMPSTSAAAAAAAAAGVTAAATTSTAAAPHASAANAAGANAPNVAKEESSDESTITSSQTSTLTRNQVPPFEMQAQITEEIEQLSVNDEDDEDEEDDDEDDDDDNELEELTADFTKKMLEAYNCIDLIKQEYADKETNTECAFAPEKLRASQQQQQMADDRPVKRSQTFTPSAAVNKNRYICRLNRSDSDSAMHFGVTPHPFHRGAVERRSLRFHTKAPKQMTKLRHTHIPRTSLDLELDLQAQHSKLDFLNDQIAKLQNLKQVLEKGRDNRDPLIAAWAIENEEFQRLVERADPAKCPEEKQLHKLLMKTAKEIHKLRKTKVPKGSPDLLSFKEKMTFFTRKGLPVPDLPDRADYVLPDADLIEEEDEEEDDEEDKARETAIAINTALVASNNRNKNLSENHLGIAVSRRELNAAKSTAAAAAAAAAAAAKANVANTDMPMPSTSAVAAKAHLNSNNSNGANGEQKDDRYDYVVDRNYGVEV; encoded by the exons TTATACCAAACCACAGTCGTTCGAAGATTGTGTCGGCGATGAGCTGCCGCATGGCTGGGAGGAAGCCTACGATCCACATATAGGACGCTACTACATCAATCACATAGAGCAGTCGACACAGCTGGAGGATCCGCGCCAAGAATGGAAGAGCGTGCAAGAGCAAATGCTAAGCGATTACCTGTCGGCCGCACAAGATCAATTGGAGAACAAGCGTGAACTGTATGATATTAAGAAGCAGCGTTTGCAGATAGCGCAGGAAGAGTATAATCAGCTGAATAAATTGGCGACCAGTCGAAGTAGTT TGTGTTCCTCTTCGAGCTCAATGAGTCGACACGATCCCGATTTGTTGCGTGCCGAGGTCGCCTCATCGTGGGAGCGTGTACGTCTGCTGCGGCAGGAACTGAAGCACATCACACACGACATAACGCACACGCAACGCGGCATGAATACGCTGTACTCGGTGGGCGAGAAGATCAATGCACGACAGAATGGTTGCTATGACATCGCTGAAGTGCAGGCCATACGCGAGGAGATGCTTAAGGTGCACAAGTCGCTGGTGTCCGGTGAGAAGGTGCGCGAAGAGCTGATGCGCAGTTTGGTGGAGATTAAGAATGAGCTGAGCCGCCAACAGATCAACGATGAGAATGCTGAGCTAATGAATGCCGCCTCACCGTTTGATCGCGTATGCGTCGCCTCACAGACAGATCTGTGTGGCGCGGGCGATATGAATAGTGGCGCACGTTTCGCCGAGATGGCCAAGACGAAATTGCAGTACTCCGAATGGCGCAAACATATTAAGAAATTGCAACAGCAGTTGGTGGATCATGTGGAACGTATCGATCCCGGCCAGTTGGAGTCTGACAAGGACCGCATTTTGCTGATACAAGAAAAGGAGAAACTACTGACCGATTTGAATAGCATTTCGATGGAGTCGCGTCCACATGAAGAAGTGCACGTTATACAGCAAACACGCCGCAAACTTGAGGAAGATCTGAAAGAGGCGTACGAGGCTACAAATCAATGCATAGCGAAACGTTTGCGTTTCCATGAAGAAAAGCAGTTGCTGGTTGGAGAGCTGCAGGAAGCGCTCAAATCTACAAAGAAACTGGAGGAACGTCTCAAGTCATTCTCATCGGAGAGCACATTCTCCATTAGCAGTGGTTCTAGTCTGGGTTCATTGTCGACGGCGAGCAGCAAGAGCGCGCTCAGCTTCACCGACATCTACATCGATCCATTCGCTGTCGATTCACAAATCGATGTGATCGATTTGCAGCGTCGCTCACAGCGTTTctaccaacagcaacaactgcaaGCCGCACAAGCGCAGatgcagctacaacaacagcaccagTCACAAATGCATACGGTTACGCATGCGCATCCACAGCTACAACAGCAACCCTCATCGGAGTTGTCGCTATCGCCGCGTAGCAGCCTGTCTATGGAAACACCACCCGCCTCGCCTATGAAATACAATGCAAGTGCCGATCAAGTAGCGATCAGCAGCCAGCGGCTCAAGGAGGAGCCGACCTATGCCAACACACCTACAGGTGCCGCTTTGCCACCACTCTACCAGCCAAATCCAGCATTGGCTGCTGCAATGGCACGTACACATGCACAGGACTTGGACTCAACACTGCTGGATTGTATGGTGTTGGAGGCCAAACTGCAGAAACTTAACTTATCCGCACCACTTAATCTGCCCGCTGCGCCGTTGTCGCCAATTTCCGAAAAACCATCTTTGCTGGATCTGCCGCAAGAGATGCTCAGCCGTTCGTCATCGTCCTCGAATACACGTTCTGTATCTGCGGCGGTAAGCAATGAATCAGTCGCCGGCGACTCTGGCGTTTTTGAAGCTTCGCGCGCACATTTCCCGCGTAAGGAGCTGGCGCAAGTGCAGATCGGGCTGAAATATCTGAAGGATAAGGGTCTACTAGTCGTATCGCTAGAACGTGCGAACAATCTCTCAGCGCTGTGGACTGCGACCGCGGACAATTCACAAGT TTATTTACGCGCCGCTTTGTTGCCCAATTCGCTTACTTCGATTCGCACAAAACCCATGTCAGACTTCCAGAAACCTGTCTTCAGTGACACCTTTGCCGTGCCGATAACGCTCAGCAAACTGCAGACGAAGAGTTTGCAGGTCACTGTGGTCAGCATGACCGGCCAGAAAGAGGAGATTATC GGCACCGTACAGATCAGCATGGCCGAATTCAATGCCGACGATTCCACGCTCAAGTGGTACAATGTGCTCAGCTCTAAATTTATGCCAACATTTGAGCCACTAGATATGCCCTCAACGAGTGCGGCAGCCGCTGCCGCAGCCGCTGCTGGCGTTACTGCCGCAGCCACAACTTCTACGGCTGCAGCGCCACATGCGTCCGCAGCCAATGCTGCCGGCGCAAATGCACCAAATGTCGCCAAGGAGGAGTCGTCCGATGAATCGACAATTACCTCGTCACAAACCTCAACGCTGACACGCAACCAAGTGCCGCCCTTCGAGATGCAGGCACAAATCACTGAGGAAATAGAGCAACTGAGTGTAAACGATGAGGATGATGAAGATGAGGAGGATGATGATGAGGACGACGATGACGACAATGAGTTGGAGGAACTGACAGCTG ACTTCACAAAGAAAATGCTGGAGGCCTATAATTGCATCGATCTGATTAAGCAAGAATATGCGGACAAGGAAACAAACACCGAGTGCGCGTTTGCACCCGAAAAATTGCGTGCttcacaacagcaacagcaaatgGCCGACGATAGGCCGGTAAAGCGTTCGCAGACATTCACGCCCTCAGCGGCCGTAAATAAGAACCGTTACATTTGTCGACTTAATCGCTCCGACTCGGATTCGGCAATGCATTTCGGCGTAACGCCGCATCCCTTCCATCGCGGTGCCGTCGAGCGACGTTCGCTACGCTTCCACACCAAAGCGCCAAAGCAAATGACGA AACTCCGTCATACACATATACCGAGAACTAGCTTGGACTTGGAGCTGGATCTGCAAGCGCAGCATAGCAAATTAGATTTCCTAAATGATCAAATTGCCAAATTGCAGAACTTGAAACAAGT TCTGGAGAAGGGTCGTGATAATCGCGATCCCTTAATTGCCGCCTGGGCTATTGAGAACGAGGAGTTCCAACGCTTGGTCGAGCGTGCTGATCCGGCCAAATGCCCTGAGGAGAAGCAATTGCATAAGCTTTTGATGAAAACTGCCAAAGAAATTCATAAGCTGCGCAAAACCAAGGTGCCGAAGGGATCACCCGATTTGTTGTCCTTCAA AGAGAAAATGACCTTCTTCACACGCAAGGGCCTACCAGTGCCCGACTTACCAGATCGCGCCGACTACGTTTTGCCCGATGCCGATCTGATCGAAGAGGAAGACGAAGAGGAGGACGACGAAGAGGACAAGGCACGCGAAACAGCGATCGCTATCAATACAGCGCTCGTGGCCAGCAATAATCGAAATAAGAATCTCAGTGAGAATCATTTGGGCATCGCAGTCAGTCGTCGGGAACTGAACGCGGCCAAGAGCACAGCAGCTGcggccgcagcagcagcagcggcagcggcaaaaGCGAACGTCGCCAATACGGACATGCCAATGCCGAGCACAAGTGCCGTGGCTGCAAAGGCGCAtctaaacagcaacaacagcaatggcgCAAATGGCGAGCAGAAAGACGACCGCTACGACTACGTGGTCGATCGCAATTACGGTGTGGAAGTTTGA